In Maridesulfovibrio sp., the following proteins share a genomic window:
- a CDS encoding methyl-accepting chemotaxis protein produces MFISAKNKIVLSVFAFFAVVIIVMAGFSYQSFSSSSHKAELEKLDTVARAVGKAVAEKINIYFNALELAARMFDGSQDMSEEELFAYRIELARQLKKQANIGESYFCFADGSTYTANRGAIIPNFKEKAKRREWYKRLFGGEKRIMTTPYTSSIGALVMAVGVPVMKDGRVEATLCVNLGLTDVTDFANSVLNHQNIFLTRADGYIMANRDKKLIGKSLWESIPELEKFSSRNSNGRVEFSLAGKKYAGSLYIIDSLNWKVWTYEELGVINEDSITNLKQNGIVAVIALALAAVMLNFLASALIFKPLLKGVEFAAAVADGDLDKTLDMRRNDEVGVLAEALRTMVGKLKAMLRDTEEKSRLAEAEAERARAAVSEAEKSRERADRATREGILQAASQIEGVVDRIAAGTEELSAQADEINSFTDLQRERMTETATSMEQMNSSVLEVARNSAVAAANAVSTQEAADNGTDLVNRVIEAVSNVQQQTQAMKEDLTSLGAQTDSIGEIMDVINDIADQTNLLALNAAIEAARAGEAGRGFAVVADEVRKLAEKTIGATQQVGKSISAIQVAARKSIQSMDNAANTVDESTELATNSGEVLDSILNFARENAAQIQSIATAAEEQSAASEEINHTVEEVSRISEETSASMAQSAVAIQDLSQMTSELSMIVDRLKRS; encoded by the coding sequence GTGTTTATTAGTGCCAAGAATAAGATTGTTCTCAGTGTCTTCGCGTTCTTTGCGGTTGTTATCATTGTAATGGCCGGATTTTCCTACCAAAGTTTCAGCTCGTCATCCCATAAAGCAGAGCTTGAAAAACTCGATACTGTCGCCCGGGCAGTAGGCAAAGCTGTTGCTGAAAAAATCAACATTTATTTCAATGCCCTTGAGCTGGCCGCAAGGATGTTCGACGGCTCCCAGGATATGTCTGAAGAGGAACTGTTTGCCTATCGCATTGAGCTGGCCAGACAGCTTAAAAAGCAGGCCAATATAGGGGAATCATATTTCTGTTTTGCTGACGGAAGTACTTATACAGCGAACAGGGGTGCTATCATTCCAAATTTCAAGGAGAAAGCAAAGCGGCGAGAGTGGTACAAACGTCTTTTCGGTGGCGAAAAGAGAATTATGACCACTCCATACACGTCTTCCATCGGCGCGCTGGTTATGGCCGTAGGCGTTCCGGTTATGAAAGATGGACGGGTTGAAGCCACTCTCTGTGTCAATCTGGGGCTGACAGACGTAACCGATTTTGCGAACAGTGTTCTGAATCATCAGAATATTTTTCTGACCCGAGCTGACGGCTATATAATGGCCAATCGTGACAAGAAGCTCATCGGCAAAAGCCTTTGGGAAAGTATTCCTGAGCTGGAAAAATTCAGCAGCCGAAATTCAAACGGCAGGGTAGAGTTTTCGCTTGCCGGTAAAAAATACGCAGGAAGCCTTTACATTATTGATAGTTTGAACTGGAAGGTCTGGACCTACGAGGAACTTGGTGTAATCAATGAAGATTCCATCACCAATCTGAAACAGAATGGTATTGTGGCTGTCATTGCGCTTGCATTGGCTGCTGTCATGCTGAATTTCCTTGCTTCCGCGCTTATCTTCAAGCCGTTGTTAAAGGGTGTTGAATTCGCAGCCGCTGTAGCCGACGGAGATCTTGATAAGACACTGGATATGCGGCGCAATGATGAGGTTGGCGTGCTGGCCGAAGCCTTGCGGACCATGGTTGGAAAGCTCAAGGCAATGCTTCGTGATACCGAAGAGAAGAGTCGCCTCGCCGAAGCTGAGGCCGAACGTGCGAGAGCTGCGGTGTCCGAGGCAGAGAAATCCCGCGAAAGAGCTGACCGAGCAACAAGAGAAGGTATTCTTCAGGCTGCATCGCAAATAGAAGGCGTGGTAGATCGCATTGCTGCCGGTACTGAAGAGTTGTCCGCACAAGCTGATGAGATTAATAGCTTTACAGATCTTCAGCGGGAACGCATGACTGAAACTGCGACCAGCATGGAGCAGATGAATTCCTCTGTTCTGGAGGTTGCCCGAAATTCTGCCGTTGCGGCCGCCAATGCCGTGAGTACGCAGGAAGCTGCTGATAATGGTACTGATCTGGTTAACCGTGTCATTGAGGCTGTCAGCAATGTTCAGCAGCAGACGCAGGCCATGAAAGAAGATTTGACTTCACTTGGTGCTCAGACCGACAGTATTGGCGAGATTATGGACGTGATCAATGATATTGCCGACCAGACCAACCTGCTGGCGCTGAACGCAGCTATTGAGGCTGCCCGTGCTGGGGAAGCCGGGCGGGGATTTGCTGTGGTTGCCGATGAAGTCCGAAAACTGGCCGAGAAGACCATCGGAGCAACTCAGCAGGTAGGTAAGAGTATCTCCGCAATTCAGGTTGCTGCGCGTAAAAGTATTCAGTCCATGGATAACGCTGCGAATACTGTTGATGAGAGCACTGAACTGGCTACAAATTCCGGTGAGGTTCTGGACAGCATTTTGAATTTTGCCCGTGAAAATGCGGCGCAGATTCAATCCATCGCCACAGCGGCTGAAGAACAATCCGCTGCATCAGAAGAGATTAATCATACAGTGGAAGAGGTTTCCAGAATATCCGAAGAAACTTCAGCGAGTATGGCCCAGTCAGCGGTAGCAATTCAAGATTTGTCACAGATGACCAGTGAGCTGAGCATGATCGTGGATCGTTTGAAGCGCTCTTGA
- a CDS encoding N-acetylmuramoyl-L-alanine amidase, which yields MRKFFIPNLIMALFLAGLLVSVIPASAFGANIKDDFTIAWKQFHALSKNDAKSQYRSEWEKVGKRFRNVFKRSPRGPYAPKSLYYLGRTYEELGNRSGIKKDFRTAIDYYGRMVSNFPSHQWTDDSIYRRAEIRLRKLHERDLAYSDYLTIVHRYSKSDMFSKARARLDSMDRKGAPENTKLKKPSGTIIPATKPEATSNKDSSSRAKLLSVRYTSSESYTRVVLDLDDEVRYRYQILNPNQSVNRPHRLYVDLENTVLGNGVHKATNVADGILKDIRSAQRDPRTTRVVLDFNSMQDYKIFPLENPFRLVIDVQAPEEGKVVENKSPVRHSQPQNSKPQKYTPPANSKKMAGELLEQLGLTFKTIMVDAGHGGKDPGASANGLKEKDINLRFAKILAAKLKKAGFNVLYTRSTDTFIPLEERTAMANIKKADMFISIHCNAHRSSKINGIETYTLNLARNRNAVRVAARENAVSAKRISDLQVILTDLMLNSKMKESKDLAKNIHNLSLKSIRQKWSVKDQGVREAPFYVLMGAKMPSVLIELGYLTNRTEAKRLKTDSYLSYIADGIVNGVLEYKKQIERYASL from the coding sequence ATGCGCAAATTTTTTATTCCTAACCTGATCATGGCTCTCTTTCTTGCGGGGCTGCTTGTTTCTGTCATTCCTGCCAGTGCTTTTGGTGCCAATATCAAGGATGACTTTACAATTGCCTGGAAACAATTTCACGCTCTTTCCAAAAACGATGCTAAATCGCAGTACAGATCTGAATGGGAAAAGGTCGGCAAAAGATTTCGCAACGTGTTCAAAAGGTCTCCTCGTGGACCTTACGCCCCGAAATCCCTTTATTATCTTGGCCGTACATATGAAGAGCTGGGTAACCGCAGCGGCATTAAAAAAGATTTTCGTACCGCAATTGATTACTATGGGCGAATGGTCTCAAATTTTCCTTCACACCAGTGGACAGATGACAGCATATACCGCAGAGCTGAGATCAGACTGCGCAAGCTGCATGAAAGAGACCTCGCCTACTCCGATTACCTGACCATCGTCCACCGCTACTCCAAATCGGACATGTTTTCCAAAGCCCGTGCGCGCCTTGATTCCATGGACCGCAAGGGAGCTCCTGAAAATACAAAACTTAAAAAGCCTTCCGGAACCATCATCCCGGCGACAAAACCTGAGGCAACCAGCAACAAAGACTCTTCCAGCCGCGCAAAACTCCTCTCAGTGCGCTATACCAGCAGTGAAAGCTATACCCGCGTGGTATTGGACCTCGACGACGAGGTGCGTTACCGCTACCAGATTCTGAACCCCAACCAGAGCGTAAACCGCCCGCACAGACTCTACGTCGACCTCGAAAACACGGTACTCGGCAATGGGGTACACAAGGCGACCAATGTAGCAGACGGCATCCTCAAAGACATCCGTTCCGCCCAGCGTGATCCGCGGACCACCCGTGTAGTTCTCGATTTTAATTCCATGCAGGATTATAAGATATTTCCGCTGGAGAACCCATTCCGTCTGGTTATCGATGTACAGGCCCCGGAAGAGGGCAAGGTTGTGGAAAATAAAAGTCCGGTTCGCCATTCCCAACCACAAAATAGTAAACCGCAAAAATACACCCCGCCCGCCAACAGCAAAAAGATGGCCGGGGAACTGCTTGAACAGCTGGGCCTGACCTTCAAGACCATTATGGTCGACGCCGGTCACGGCGGGAAAGACCCCGGTGCGTCCGCCAACGGACTGAAAGAAAAGGACATCAACCTGCGCTTTGCTAAGATACTGGCTGCCAAGCTCAAAAAAGCCGGGTTCAACGTGCTGTACACCCGCAGCACCGATACATTCATCCCTCTTGAAGAACGCACCGCCATGGCCAACATCAAGAAAGCGGACATGTTTATTTCGATCCACTGCAACGCGCACCGCAGCTCGAAAATAAACGGCATCGAAACTTATACATTGAACCTTGCGCGCAACCGCAATGCCGTTCGTGTAGCGGCCCGTGAAAACGCTGTCTCGGCCAAAAGAATCAGTGATTTGCAGGTGATCCTTACCGATCTTATGCTCAACTCAAAAATGAAGGAGAGCAAAGATCTGGCCAAAAACATCCACAATTTATCGCTGAAAAGCATTCGCCAAAAATGGTCGGTCAAAGACCAGGGTGTGCGCGAGGCACCATTTTACGTACTCATGGGTGCGAAGATGCCTTCCGTACTTATTGAGCTGGGCTACCTGACCAACCGAACCGAAGCCAAGCGGTTAAAAACTGACAGCTATCTCTCTTACATTGCGGACGGCATTGTAAACGGTGTATTGGAATATAAAAAACAAATTGAAAGATACGCCAGCCTTTAA
- a CDS encoding MucR family transcriptional regulator, whose amino-acid sequence MEDYLKEALEIVKAQASVRTMSEEEMTSMVRKLSTGIQAIAENTIPAQEEAPACEPKKSIKEKSIVCCECGKSFKIITKKHLASHGLTPDEYREKYGLKKKTPLVCKSLQRERRKKMKEMKLWTKRGK is encoded by the coding sequence GTGGAAGATTATCTGAAAGAAGCTTTGGAGATAGTCAAAGCACAGGCAAGTGTTAGAACCATGAGTGAAGAAGAGATGACTTCCATGGTCCGCAAACTGTCTACAGGCATTCAGGCTATAGCTGAAAATACCATCCCCGCACAGGAAGAAGCTCCTGCATGCGAGCCTAAAAAATCCATCAAGGAAAAATCCATTGTATGCTGTGAATGCGGAAAATCCTTTAAGATCATAACCAAGAAGCACCTTGCTTCCCACGGTCTGACCCCTGATGAATACCGCGAAAAATACGGTCTCAAGAAAAAGACCCCTCTTGTCTGCAAATCCCTGCAGCGTGAACGCCGTAAAAAAATGAAGGAAATGAAACTCTGGACAAAACGCGGCAAATAG
- a CDS encoding response regulator has product MSEASRNTVLVVENSNTQARIITEHIESITPFDTMVVDTMDGVEARLADSGNDIFIAVLNLNIKGAPEGEAVDYVLSRRIPCIILTSTFDEAIRNRFIEKNVLDYFNKSSREDLEEMVDLIRRIHSNHRIKVVVAEDNSTARKIMQSLLERLNFTVLAGKDGAEALELIRANPDVKLLLTDYEMPNLDGFELVSEVRKTHSRDQMAILGVSAHDSGAITAKFLKRGANDFLKKPFEVEEFSWRVTNNLNELERIRSIKDAYSRDPLTGFFNLSSFLDKGRDLFATAKKRGQNPAIAVFNVDSLLEINAAYGWDAGFAALKKTALLLDQNSLGWSLVARSEYGFFILADDADVLKLDLGAVKAALASSEIVSGSNRFIASASFTICKDDAETLDTAISRAARGLKEIQVNGVNSFSFV; this is encoded by the coding sequence ATGTCCGAGGCATCTAGAAATACCGTCCTTGTAGTTGAAAACAGCAACACTCAGGCAAGAATCATAACTGAGCATATAGAATCCATTACCCCTTTTGATACCATGGTCGTTGATACCATGGACGGGGTGGAAGCAAGACTTGCTGACAGTGGAAATGATATTTTTATCGCGGTCCTTAACCTGAACATCAAAGGAGCGCCGGAAGGAGAAGCTGTTGATTATGTTTTGTCCCGCAGAATTCCGTGCATCATTCTGACCTCTACCTTTGATGAAGCTATCCGTAATCGTTTTATTGAGAAAAACGTACTGGACTATTTCAATAAATCAAGTCGCGAAGATCTTGAGGAAATGGTTGATCTGATTAGGCGTATTCATTCCAACCATAGGATTAAGGTTGTGGTTGCAGAAGACAATTCAACTGCCCGCAAAATAATGCAGAGTCTGCTGGAGCGGCTTAATTTTACTGTGTTGGCCGGAAAGGATGGAGCTGAAGCTCTTGAGCTGATCAGAGCCAACCCGGACGTGAAGCTGCTGCTTACCGACTACGAGATGCCCAATCTTGACGGCTTTGAGCTTGTCAGTGAGGTACGCAAAACCCACAGCCGTGATCAGATGGCAATTCTGGGTGTTTCTGCCCATGATTCCGGGGCCATTACTGCAAAATTCCTTAAGCGCGGTGCAAATGACTTTCTTAAAAAGCCATTTGAAGTAGAAGAGTTCTCATGGCGGGTCACCAATAACCTCAATGAGCTTGAACGAATCCGTTCCATCAAGGATGCCTATAGCCGTGACCCCCTCACAGGATTCTTCAATCTCAGTTCTTTTCTTGATAAAGGACGTGATCTTTTCGCAACTGCAAAGAAGCGGGGACAAAATCCGGCTATAGCCGTTTTTAACGTGGACAGTTTGTTGGAAATCAATGCTGCTTACGGCTGGGATGCCGGCTTTGCCGCTCTGAAAAAAACGGCTTTACTGTTAGATCAGAATTCACTTGGCTGGTCGCTTGTGGCGCGAAGTGAGTACGGTTTTTTTATTCTAGCTGATGATGCAGATGTCCTGAAACTTGATCTCGGTGCGGTAAAAGCCGCACTTGCCAGCTCAGAGATAGTTTCCGGTTCGAACAGGTTTATAGCCAGCGCGTCTTTTACAATCTGTAAGGATGATGCTGAAACACTTGATACAGCTATCTCCAGGGCCGCCAGAGGATTGAAAGAGATTCAGGTCAATGGTGTTAATTCTTTTAGTTTTGTATAA
- a CDS encoding ATPase P, with protein sequence MINLDIPGFAKLEIEHLVLDYNGTIALDGNLLPGVGKLIMELSEDVEVHVLTADTLGQCEDELAHLPVSIHIINGSPEDKAKLAYIKTLDTTKCACIGNGRNDMLMLKEAALGIIISGAECMSMKAARAADLVATDISCALGVFTHPVRLLTTLRN encoded by the coding sequence ATGATCAATCTAGATATACCGGGATTCGCAAAACTTGAAATCGAACACCTTGTTCTGGACTACAACGGGACTATTGCCCTCGACGGCAATCTGCTCCCCGGTGTAGGCAAACTGATTATGGAGCTGTCTGAAGACGTTGAAGTTCATGTGCTCACAGCCGACACCCTTGGACAATGTGAAGATGAACTGGCCCACCTGCCAGTATCAATCCACATCATCAACGGCAGCCCCGAAGACAAGGCCAAACTCGCTTATATAAAGACATTGGACACGACCAAATGCGCATGTATCGGAAATGGACGAAACGATATGCTTATGCTCAAAGAGGCCGCTCTGGGAATTATCATCTCAGGGGCAGAATGTATGTCCATGAAAGCCGCCCGTGCCGCGGATCTGGTGGCAACTGATATTTCCTGCGCTCTTGGTGTGTTCACTCATCCGGTTCGCCTGCTCACGACCCTGCGCAATTAA